A region of Paractinoplanes abujensis DNA encodes the following proteins:
- a CDS encoding helix-turn-helix transcriptional regulator: MSDSTNALGAYLRARRELVTPEQAGIPDVGVRRVPGLRREEVAMLAGISADYYLRLERGRDRRPSVQVLESIARVLRLDDDHWAHLLSLVAEGPRRRRRRPRKEVPPAGILKLLDSLDQPAFIEDRYFDIVASNPPARALSPRFAPGGNQLRDLFLDPSVQALHPEWRNVTECFVANLRQAVGTDTDDPRFIELTGELSLASPRFRQLWGRHDVRGQIGTPIKINHPQVGEMTLNRERLAVGGTEGLQLIVFHPDVRSSDADKLALLASLGQDTTERNPLVNIVDD, encoded by the coding sequence GTGAGCGACTCGACCAACGCCCTCGGCGCCTACCTGCGGGCCCGGCGCGAGCTGGTGACACCCGAGCAGGCGGGCATTCCCGACGTCGGTGTGCGACGGGTGCCGGGGTTGCGGCGCGAGGAGGTCGCCATGCTGGCCGGCATCAGCGCCGACTACTACCTGCGGCTGGAGCGCGGCCGCGACCGCCGCCCGTCGGTGCAGGTGCTGGAGTCGATCGCCCGGGTGCTGCGCCTCGACGACGACCACTGGGCCCACCTGCTGTCACTGGTGGCCGAGGGTCCCCGGCGGCGCCGCCGGCGGCCGCGCAAGGAGGTGCCGCCGGCCGGCATCCTGAAACTGCTCGACTCGCTCGACCAACCGGCGTTCATCGAGGACCGCTATTTCGACATCGTGGCCTCCAACCCGCCGGCCCGGGCGCTGTCCCCGCGTTTCGCGCCGGGCGGCAACCAGCTGCGTGACCTGTTCCTCGACCCGTCCGTGCAGGCGCTGCACCCGGAGTGGAGGAACGTGACGGAGTGCTTCGTGGCCAACCTGCGCCAGGCGGTCGGCACCGACACCGACGACCCCCGCTTCATCGAGCTCACCGGCGAGCTCTCGCTGGCCAGCCCCCGGTTCCGGCAGCTGTGGGGCCGGCACGACGTGCGCGGGCAGATCGGCACCCCGATCAAGATCAACCACCCGCAGGTGGGCGAGATGACCCTCAACCGCGAACGGCTGGCCGTGGGCGGCACCGAGGGCCTGCAGCTCATCGTCTTCCACCCCGACGTCCGGTCGAGCGATGCCGACAAGCTGGCCCTGCTGGCCTCCCTCGGGCAGGACACCACGGAACGGAATCCTCTGGTAAATATCGTTGATGATTAA
- a CDS encoding SDR family NAD(P)-dependent oxidoreductase, with product MTVTLITGANKGIGYETAKQLLELGHTVYVGARDPERGEKAAAELGARFVQLDVTDDASVTGALATIGAAEGRLDVLVHNAGILAAGETGGPAALRAFDTNAVGVVRVTEAALPLLRRSDNPTVVTVSSSMGSFWAVTNPERPEYSLPLPLYSASKAAATMLTVHYAKSEPGIKFNALEPGPTATDMTVAFGIGRPPQESARTVVRLATLGPDGPTGTFSDENGEIPF from the coding sequence ATGACCGTCACTTTGATCACCGGGGCCAACAAGGGCATCGGTTACGAGACCGCCAAGCAGCTGCTCGAACTGGGCCACACCGTGTACGTCGGCGCCCGTGACCCCGAACGCGGCGAGAAGGCCGCGGCCGAACTGGGCGCCCGTTTCGTGCAGCTCGACGTGACCGACGACGCCTCCGTGACCGGCGCGCTGGCCACGATCGGCGCGGCCGAGGGCCGGCTCGACGTGCTCGTGCACAACGCGGGCATCCTGGCCGCGGGCGAGACCGGTGGACCGGCGGCGCTGCGCGCGTTCGACACCAACGCGGTGGGCGTCGTGCGGGTCACCGAGGCCGCGCTGCCCCTGCTGCGCCGGTCGGACAACCCCACAGTCGTCACGGTGTCGAGCAGCATGGGCTCGTTCTGGGCGGTGACCAACCCCGAGCGGCCCGAGTACAGCCTGCCGCTGCCGCTCTACTCCGCGTCCAAGGCGGCCGCCACCATGCTCACCGTCCACTACGCCAAATCCGAGCCGGGCATCAAGTTCAACGCCCTCGAACCCGGCCCCACCGCCACCGACATGACCGTCGCCTTCGGCATCGGCCGGCCCCCGCAGGAGAGCGCCCGTACGGTCGTCCGCCTGGCCACCCTCGGTCCCGACGGCCCGACCGGCACCTTCAGCGACGAGAACGGCGAGATCCCCTTCTAG